A region from the Brassica napus cultivar Da-Ae chromosome C8, Da-Ae, whole genome shotgun sequence genome encodes:
- the LOC106411589 gene encoding cyclin-U3-1 gives METLATDPGFVDSGVYLRLGLIVEGKIRLKKPPTLLSRLASSLERSLLLRDESPPEFQHSAVTVFDGRSPPEITISDYLDRIFIYSRCSPSCFVVAYVYILQFLDVTRAHLTPLNVHRLLVTSVMLAAKVFDDRYYNNAYYARVGGVSTRELNRLEMKLLFALDFKLQVDPHTFHAHCCQLEKQNSDGIQIEWPIKEACRLDKETWRKSTPESVCSQTTAR, from the exons atggaaaCTCTCGCAACTGATCCTGGATTCGTTGATTCGGGTGTCTACCTCAGGCTAGGGCTTATTGTAGAGGGCAAGATTCGTTTGAAGAAGCCACCCACACTTCTCTCACGTCTCGCTTCATCTCTCGAGAGATCTTTGTTGTTGCGCGACGAATCTCCCCCAGAGTTCCAACACTCTGCTGTGACCGTCTTTGACGGTAGATCTCCCCCTGAGATCACCATTTCCGACTACTTGGATCGCATCTTCATCTACTCTCGCTGCAGCCCCTCTTGCTTCGTCGTTGCGTACGTCTACATTCTTCAGTTTCTCGACGTGACACGAGCTCATCTCACACCCCTTAATGTCCACCGCCTCCTCGTTACAAGTGTCATGTTAGCTGCTAAAGTCTTCGACGACAG GTACTACAACAATGCTTACTACGCCAGAGTGGGAGGTGTTAGCACGAGAGAGTTGAACAGATTGGAGATGAAGTTGTTGTTCGCCCTTGACTTCAAGCTTCAGGTGGATCCTCACACGTTTCACGCGCACTGTTGTCAGTTAGAGAAACAGAACAGCGACGGGATCCAGATCGAGTGGCCTATAAAAGAAGCATGCCGACTCGATAAAGAGACTTGGCGGAAGAGCACACCAGAGTCAGTCTGCTCTCAAACTACTGCACGCTGA